From Microbacterium sp. LWH11-1.2, one genomic window encodes:
- a CDS encoding SRPBCC family protein has translation MPVVSAEAVVPVDPATAFAVSQTTGAIRRRWDPFISEQHFLDEADAPAKGVRTFTRQRLGFAMVSSYVSYAPPTNVGMVMETGPWFFEKLGGGWRFTAVAGGTLAVWKYNFSCRPVWLAPIAEWLGARVLGFEIRRRLAGFVRGCSDPVVLDAVRR, from the coding sequence ATGCCCGTCGTCAGCGCCGAAGCCGTCGTGCCGGTGGACCCGGCGACGGCCTTCGCCGTCTCGCAGACGACGGGAGCGATCCGTCGACGCTGGGATCCGTTCATCAGCGAACAGCATTTCCTGGACGAGGCGGATGCTCCGGCCAAGGGTGTGCGCACCTTCACCCGGCAGCGCCTCGGCTTCGCCATGGTGAGCAGCTACGTCTCCTATGCGCCGCCGACCAACGTCGGGATGGTGATGGAGACGGGGCCGTGGTTCTTCGAGAAGCTCGGCGGCGGGTGGCGGTTCACGGCCGTGGCAGGCGGCACGCTGGCCGTGTGGAAGTACAACTTCTCCTGCCGACCGGTCTGGCTCGCACCGATCGCCGAGTGGCTCGGCGCGCGGGTGCTCGGCTTCGAGATCCGGCGACGTCTCGCGGGCTTCGTCCGCGGGTGCTCCGACCCGGTGGTCCTGGATGCGGTGCGGCGCTGA
- a CDS encoding citrate synthase, which produces MSAAADQTAKLTIGDTTAEFPLVRGTAGHDSIDFSTLTRQTGYTGLDYGFVNTASTKSDITFIDGDKGILRYRGYPIEQLANSTSYLEVAWLLIYGELPSASELAEFDEKIRRHTLLHEDLKRFFSALPHTAHPMSVLSSAVAALSTYYEGQTDPHNPEHVELNMIRMLAKLPVIAAYAHKKSVGQAFLYPDNSLGFVENFLKLNFGVLSEPYEINPVMSKALELLLILHEDHEQNASTSTVRLVGSTGANQFASISAGIQALSGPLHGGANEAVLTMLGQIRDSGQSVSRFVERVKNKEEGVKLMGFGHRVYKNYDPRAKLVKEAADEVLSSLGVTDPLLDLAKELEELALADDYFRERRLYPNVDFYTGVIYKAMGFPTRMFTVLFAIGRLPGWLAQWRELQLDPQTKIGRPQQLYTGSPERTFQTR; this is translated from the coding sequence GTGAGCGCAGCGGCAGACCAGACGGCGAAGCTGACGATCGGCGACACGACCGCCGAATTCCCGCTGGTGCGCGGCACGGCAGGCCACGACAGCATCGACTTCTCGACCCTGACCCGGCAGACCGGCTACACCGGTCTGGACTACGGATTCGTCAACACCGCGTCGACCAAGTCGGACATCACCTTCATCGACGGAGACAAGGGCATCCTGCGCTACCGCGGGTACCCGATCGAGCAGCTGGCCAACTCCACGAGCTACCTCGAGGTCGCCTGGCTCCTCATCTACGGTGAGCTGCCGTCGGCCTCCGAGCTCGCCGAGTTCGACGAGAAGATCCGTCGTCACACGCTGCTGCACGAAGACCTCAAGCGGTTCTTCTCGGCCCTGCCGCACACCGCGCACCCGATGTCGGTGCTGTCCTCGGCCGTCGCCGCGCTCTCGACCTACTACGAGGGCCAGACCGACCCGCACAATCCCGAGCACGTCGAGCTGAACATGATCCGCATGCTCGCGAAGCTTCCGGTGATCGCGGCGTACGCGCACAAGAAGAGCGTCGGCCAGGCCTTCCTCTACCCGGACAACTCGCTCGGGTTCGTGGAGAACTTCCTCAAGCTGAACTTCGGCGTGCTCTCGGAGCCCTACGAGATCAACCCGGTCATGTCCAAGGCTCTCGAGCTGCTCCTCATCCTCCACGAGGACCACGAGCAGAACGCGTCGACCTCGACCGTGCGCCTGGTGGGTTCCACGGGCGCGAACCAGTTCGCGTCGATCTCGGCGGGCATCCAGGCCCTCTCCGGTCCGCTCCACGGCGGGGCGAACGAGGCCGTCCTCACGATGCTCGGCCAGATCCGCGACTCCGGTCAGAGCGTCTCGCGCTTCGTCGAGCGGGTGAAGAACAAGGAAGAGGGCGTGAAGCTGATGGGCTTCGGGCACCGGGTCTACAAGAACTACGACCCGCGCGCCAAGCTCGTCAAGGAGGCCGCGGACGAGGTGCTGTCCTCGCTGGGCGTCACCGACCCGCTGCTGGACCTCGCGAAGGAGCTCGAGGAGCTCGCGCTCGCCGACGACTACTTCCGCGAGCGCCGTCTGTACCCGAACGTCGACTTCTACACCGGCGTCATCTACAAGGCGATGGGCTTCCCGACCCGGATGTTCACGGTGCTCTTCGCGATCGGCCGGCTGCCGGGCTGGCTCGCGCAGTGGCGCGAGCTGCAGCTCGACCCGCAGACGAAGATCGGTCGCCCGCAGCAGCTGTATACGGGGTCTCCGGAGCGCACGTTCCAGACCCGCTGA
- the dapC gene encoding succinyldiaminopimelate transaminase → MSVRDLADYPWDAVVPFRDRAAQHPGGLVDLSVGSPVDPTPEIIRRALAEATDAHAYPQTLGTPSLREAIVTWYARRRGVPDLTVDNVLPTIGSKELVALLPTLLGLGAGDIVVHPRVAYPTYEVGARVVGAEPVAADDPAEWPEGAKLIWINTPGNPDGRTWTVDELAAAVRRARELGAVLASDECYAELGWDGPWATEPIPSILDPRVTGGRRSNLLSVYSLSKQSNLAGYRAAFVAGCAHIVGDLLTARKHLGLMPPAPVQHAMATALGDDEHVAVQKELYRERRDALRPALEAAGFRIDGSEAGLYLWATEGRDAWESMGRLADLGILAGPGPFYGTASGQHVRLALTAATDRVLEAARRLNEGKL, encoded by the coding sequence GTGAGCGTCCGCGACCTCGCCGACTACCCGTGGGACGCCGTGGTGCCGTTCCGCGACCGCGCCGCGCAGCATCCGGGTGGTCTGGTCGACCTGTCCGTCGGCTCTCCCGTCGATCCGACGCCGGAGATCATCCGCCGGGCTCTGGCCGAGGCGACCGACGCGCACGCGTACCCGCAGACTCTCGGCACGCCCTCGCTGCGCGAGGCCATCGTCACCTGGTACGCGCGTCGGCGCGGCGTGCCCGACCTCACGGTCGACAACGTGCTCCCGACGATCGGCTCCAAGGAGCTGGTCGCCCTGCTGCCCACGCTGCTCGGGCTCGGCGCGGGCGACATCGTCGTGCATCCGCGCGTCGCCTACCCGACCTACGAGGTCGGTGCCCGCGTGGTCGGTGCCGAGCCGGTCGCCGCGGACGACCCCGCCGAGTGGCCCGAGGGTGCGAAGCTCATCTGGATCAACACGCCGGGCAACCCCGACGGACGCACCTGGACCGTCGACGAGTTGGCCGCGGCGGTTCGGCGTGCGCGTGAGCTCGGCGCGGTGCTCGCGAGCGACGAGTGCTACGCGGAGCTGGGCTGGGACGGGCCGTGGGCGACCGAGCCCATCCCGTCGATCCTCGACCCGCGCGTGACGGGCGGACGGCGGTCGAACCTGCTCAGCGTGTACTCGCTCAGCAAGCAGTCGAACCTCGCCGGGTATCGCGCCGCCTTCGTCGCGGGCTGCGCCCACATCGTCGGCGATCTCCTCACGGCCCGGAAGCATCTGGGGCTGATGCCGCCTGCGCCCGTGCAGCACGCCATGGCGACGGCACTCGGCGACGACGAGCATGTCGCGGTCCAGAAGGAGCTCTACCGTGAACGCCGCGATGCGCTGCGTCCGGCGCTGGAGGCCGCGGGCTTCCGCATCGACGGCTCCGAGGCGGGGCTGTACCTCTGGGCGACCGAGGGGCGGGATGCCTGGGAATCGATGGGGCGGCTCGCCGATCTCGGCATCCTCGCGGGTCCTGGTCCGTTCTACGGGACGGCGTCCGGGCAGCACGTGCGGCTGGCGCTGACCGCGGCGACCGACCGCGTCCTGGAGGCCGCGCGACGCCTGAATGAAGGAAAGCTGTAG
- the fdxA gene encoding ferredoxin, translating into MTYVIALPCVDVKDRACIDECPVDCIYEGERSLYIHPDECVDCGACEPVCPVEAIYYEDDLPDEWQDYYKANVEFFDEIGSPGGAAKVGVYTFDHPIIAALPPQGE; encoded by the coding sequence GTGACGTATGTGATCGCCCTCCCGTGCGTCGATGTCAAGGATCGCGCCTGCATCGACGAGTGCCCCGTTGACTGCATCTACGAGGGTGAACGCTCCCTGTACATCCATCCGGACGAGTGCGTCGACTGCGGTGCCTGCGAGCCGGTGTGCCCGGTCGAGGCGATCTACTACGAGGACGACCTGCCCGACGAATGGCAGGACTACTACAAGGCCAACGTCGAGTTCTTCGACGAGATCGGATCGCCCGGCGGCGCCGCGAAGGTCGGCGTGTACACGTTCGACCACCCGATCATCGCCGCTCTGCCGCCTCAGGGCGAGTAG
- a CDS encoding histidinol dehydrogenase, with translation MRVSWVSRVLSWVAAALVGGVYGVAGTIGHSLMWGPIPVGLIVGAIACAAILIAVRALTHDRGAAVAAGLGMIGMLVLISGVGPGGSVVVADSLAGRIWTYLVAGLVLLVVAWPSLSRLPVRTETPAAEEAVARES, from the coding sequence GTGCGTGTGAGCTGGGTGTCGAGAGTCCTGTCGTGGGTCGCTGCCGCCCTCGTGGGCGGCGTCTACGGTGTCGCCGGGACGATCGGGCACAGCCTCATGTGGGGACCGATCCCGGTCGGGCTGATCGTCGGGGCGATCGCGTGTGCGGCGATCCTCATCGCGGTCCGCGCGCTCACCCACGATCGGGGCGCCGCCGTCGCCGCCGGCCTCGGCATGATCGGGATGCTCGTGCTGATCTCCGGCGTCGGACCCGGCGGTTCGGTCGTCGTGGCCGACTCGCTCGCGGGACGGATCTGGACCTATCTGGTCGCCGGCCTCGTGCTGCTCGTGGTCGCCTGGCCGTCGCTCTCGCGGCTTCCCGTGCGCACGGAGACCCCCGCTGCGGAGGAAGCGGTCGCCCGCGAGTCGTAG
- a CDS encoding AzlD domain-containing protein, producing the protein MSLWSAILLAALICLALKAVGYLVPPKLLEAPRPARISDLLTVALLAALVAVQTLGDGQAITVDARVPALLVAGGLLWLRQSFLVVVVTAALVAALLRLFGLAA; encoded by the coding sequence ATGAGCCTGTGGAGCGCGATCCTGCTCGCCGCGCTGATCTGTCTCGCGCTGAAGGCGGTCGGGTACCTCGTCCCGCCGAAGCTGCTCGAAGCGCCGCGGCCCGCGCGCATCTCGGATCTGCTGACGGTCGCACTGCTCGCCGCTCTCGTGGCGGTGCAGACTCTCGGCGACGGCCAGGCGATCACGGTGGATGCGCGCGTGCCCGCGCTGCTGGTCGCCGGCGGTCTCCTCTGGCTGCGACAGTCGTTCCTCGTCGTCGTGGTCACGGCCGCGCTCGTCGCGGCGCTCCTGCGGCTCTTCGGTCTCGCGGCGTGA
- a CDS encoding AzlC family ABC transporter permease, translating to MTAEREVWREALGVVLATSAYGISFGALAVASGLDVWQTCVLSLLMFTGGSQFAFVGVFTAGGLAALPSAVASAALLGVRNVAYGMRMSPLVGGGPVRRAAAAHFTIDESTAVAISQTVPRLRQVGFWVTGIGIFVGWNITTLVGALVGDVLGDPRTWGLDAAAAAAFLALLWPRLKQRQAIAVGVAAAVVAAALTPFLMPGLPVLIAALVAIVVGWFNWLGRPPQQTPVADSGAEEGV from the coding sequence ATGACCGCCGAGCGTGAGGTCTGGCGGGAAGCTCTCGGCGTCGTGCTGGCGACGAGCGCCTACGGCATCTCGTTCGGGGCGCTCGCCGTGGCATCCGGTCTCGATGTCTGGCAGACCTGCGTGCTGAGTCTGCTCATGTTCACGGGCGGATCGCAGTTCGCGTTCGTCGGGGTCTTCACCGCCGGCGGGTTGGCCGCGCTGCCCTCGGCCGTCGCCTCCGCCGCGCTGCTCGGGGTGCGCAACGTCGCCTACGGGATGCGCATGTCGCCCCTCGTCGGAGGCGGACCCGTGCGGCGAGCCGCCGCTGCGCATTTCACGATCGACGAGTCGACGGCAGTGGCGATCTCGCAGACCGTCCCGCGCCTGCGGCAGGTCGGCTTCTGGGTGACCGGCATCGGCATCTTCGTGGGCTGGAACATCACGACGCTGGTCGGCGCGCTCGTCGGCGACGTGCTCGGCGACCCCCGCACCTGGGGGCTGGATGCGGCGGCGGCCGCCGCCTTCCTCGCGCTGCTCTGGCCGCGACTGAAGCAGCGCCAGGCGATCGCCGTCGGCGTGGCGGCCGCCGTCGTGGCGGCAGCGCTCACCCCGTTCCTCATGCCGGGGCTGCCTGTGCTCATCGCCGCCCTGGTGGCCATCGTCGTCGGCTGGTTCAACTGGCTCGGACGCCCGCCGCAGCAGACACCCGTGGCGGACTCCGGAGCGGAGGAGGGCGTATGA
- a CDS encoding XRE family transcriptional regulator: protein MEDLRTRISRTLRRERETVGLSVSELARRAGVSKATVSQLESGAGNPSVETLWALGVALGVPFAVLVDQQSNAPTLIRADDLAGVPSSAAAYSATLLSASPPGARRDVYLIQAEPGDPRLSDPHHAGTIEHVILIAGQAQVGPVTEPILLNPGDYLTYAGDAPHIFEATASGTSAVLISELR from the coding sequence ATGGAGGATCTCCGCACCCGCATCTCCCGCACTCTCCGCCGCGAGCGCGAGACCGTCGGCCTCTCGGTCTCCGAGCTCGCGCGGCGCGCCGGCGTGTCCAAGGCGACCGTGTCCCAGCTCGAGAGCGGTGCGGGCAACCCCAGCGTCGAGACGCTGTGGGCTCTCGGCGTCGCACTCGGCGTCCCCTTCGCGGTGCTCGTCGACCAGCAGTCCAACGCGCCGACGCTGATCCGTGCCGACGATCTCGCCGGCGTACCTTCGTCCGCCGCGGCCTACAGCGCGACGCTGCTGTCCGCCAGCCCTCCGGGGGCCCGCCGCGACGTCTACCTGATCCAGGCCGAGCCCGGCGACCCGCGGCTCTCCGACCCGCATCACGCCGGGACCATCGAGCACGTCATCCTGATCGCCGGACAGGCACAGGTCGGGCCGGTGACGGAGCCGATTCTGCTGAACCCCGGCGACTACCTGACGTACGCCGGCGACGCGCCGCACATCTTCGAGGCGACGGCATCCGGCACGAGCGCCGTGCTCATCTCCGAGCTGCGCTGA
- a CDS encoding MFS transporter has product MTQTEQPETKTSWLPMVSLFLAQVLMSFNVAALPISLGGMVSDFGVPPTVASTTIVMYGLAVAALVMTGAKLGQRIGWVLIFRIVIALFAASSIMMLVAPTVGWAIAGQAVAGAAAAIIVPSIVALIAENYRGAQQATAIGAIGSARAISGVSAFLIGGTLGTLVGWRPMFFIVLGIAVLVFALSFTLRGDRGDASIRIDLIASLLIGAAIVLLTLGFNNLNAWGAVAATDAAPFSIVGLSPAPVFVVVGLVLGQGFFLWTRKRMAEGKVPLIDLSVLGSSRERAAVYAMFIVVALEACVNFTIPLYIQIVQGRTPFDTSIAMMPFNLTVFITATLVVRFYRRFPPRTIGVFGFILTTAALVWLSFVVSNNWETLPTILGLIVFGIGQGALVTLVFNVLVTAAPAELAGDVGSLRGTTQNLASAVGTALAGALLVSLLGLSIGRAVVEHPELPPALVAQVDMDNLNFVSNDDLRTALEATDATPEQVDAAVVVNEEARLGTLKLGLLLLAGISALAILPASRLPQYRPHEIPDPSPAGGAE; this is encoded by the coding sequence ATGACGCAGACAGAGCAGCCCGAGACCAAGACCTCCTGGCTGCCGATGGTCAGCCTGTTCCTCGCGCAGGTGCTGATGTCGTTCAACGTGGCCGCACTGCCGATCTCGCTCGGCGGGATGGTGAGCGACTTCGGGGTGCCTCCGACCGTCGCGAGCACGACCATCGTGATGTACGGCCTGGCGGTGGCCGCACTGGTGATGACGGGCGCGAAGCTCGGCCAGCGCATCGGCTGGGTCCTCATCTTCCGGATCGTGATCGCGCTGTTCGCGGCATCCTCGATCATGATGCTGGTCGCGCCGACCGTGGGATGGGCGATCGCGGGTCAGGCGGTCGCGGGGGCCGCTGCGGCGATCATCGTGCCGTCGATCGTCGCCCTCATCGCCGAGAACTACCGCGGGGCGCAGCAGGCGACCGCGATCGGCGCCATCGGCTCGGCGCGGGCGATCTCCGGCGTCAGCGCCTTCCTGATCGGCGGCACGCTGGGAACCCTCGTCGGGTGGCGGCCCATGTTCTTCATCGTGCTCGGGATCGCCGTGCTGGTCTTCGCGCTCAGCTTCACGCTGCGTGGCGACCGCGGCGACGCCTCGATCCGCATCGACCTGATCGCCTCGCTGCTGATCGGCGCGGCGATCGTGCTGCTCACGCTGGGGTTCAACAACCTGAACGCGTGGGGTGCGGTCGCGGCGACGGACGCGGCACCCTTCAGCATCGTCGGGCTCTCGCCGGCTCCGGTCTTCGTCGTCGTCGGTCTCGTGCTCGGACAGGGCTTCTTCCTGTGGACGAGGAAGCGGATGGCGGAGGGCAAGGTCCCGCTGATCGACCTGAGCGTGCTCGGCTCTTCGCGGGAGCGTGCCGCGGTGTACGCGATGTTCATCGTCGTGGCCCTGGAAGCGTGCGTGAACTTCACGATCCCGCTCTACATCCAGATCGTGCAGGGGCGCACGCCGTTCGACACCTCGATCGCCATGATGCCGTTCAACCTCACCGTCTTCATCACGGCGACGCTCGTGGTGCGGTTCTACAGGCGGTTCCCGCCGCGCACGATCGGCGTCTTCGGCTTCATCCTCACCACGGCGGCTCTGGTCTGGCTCTCGTTCGTCGTGAGCAACAACTGGGAGACGCTGCCGACCATCCTCGGCCTCATCGTGTTCGGCATCGGCCAGGGAGCGCTCGTGACCCTGGTGTTCAACGTGCTGGTGACGGCGGCTCCCGCTGAGCTGGCGGGCGATGTGGGCTCGTTGCGCGGCACCACGCAGAACCTCGCCTCGGCGGTCGGAACCGCGCTGGCCGGGGCCCTGCTGGTGTCGCTGCTCGGTCTCAGCATCGGACGCGCGGTCGTCGAGCATCCGGAGCTTCCGCCGGCGCTGGTGGCCCAGGTCGACATGGACAACCTCAACTTCGTCAGCAACGACGATCTCCGGACCGCGCTCGAAGCGACGGATGCGACGCCGGAGCAGGTCGATGCGGCCGTGGTCGTCAACGAGGAGGCGCGCCTGGGGACGCTCAAGCTCGGCCTGCTCCTGCTGGCCGGGATCAGCGCTCTCGCGATCCTCCCGGCGTCGCGGCTGCCGCAGTACCGGCCGCACGAGATCCCCGATCCCTCGCCCGCGGGCGGCGCCGAGTGA
- the glsA gene encoding glutaminase A translates to MLDPAAWLDVPQQVSTGTLPGWDRVEDIVREAHSRFSGEHGGRVADYIPVLAEADPDLFGLAVIEVGGGLHDAGDALHPFSIQSISKMFVYALAIQEHGHERVRDIVGVNNTGLAFNSVVALELNDGHPMNPMVNAGAIATTALMPGSTTAEQWERVREGLSAFAGRSLSLDGVVYASEAATNERNRALGWLLRSYGRLSGDPDEVVDVYTRQCALGVTAHDLAVMGATLADGGVNPVTGERVVSAEVCRDTLAVVASSGLYERSGDWLFEIGLPAKSGVAGGIVAVAPGKGAVAGFSPRLDDAGNSVRAQMAIGYLSRALGLNLFASAPAPEHSAAVPRSPEQEKP, encoded by the coding sequence GTGCTCGACCCCGCCGCCTGGCTCGACGTCCCGCAACAGGTGTCCACCGGCACGCTGCCCGGCTGGGACCGCGTCGAGGACATCGTCCGAGAGGCGCACTCCCGGTTCTCCGGTGAGCACGGCGGACGCGTCGCCGACTACATCCCGGTGCTCGCGGAGGCCGACCCCGATCTCTTCGGCCTCGCGGTCATCGAGGTGGGCGGCGGTCTCCACGACGCCGGCGACGCGCTGCATCCGTTCTCGATCCAGTCGATCTCGAAGATGTTCGTCTATGCCCTGGCGATCCAGGAGCACGGGCATGAGCGTGTGCGCGACATCGTCGGGGTGAACAACACGGGGCTCGCCTTCAACTCCGTCGTCGCGCTCGAGCTCAACGACGGGCATCCGATGAATCCCATGGTCAACGCCGGGGCGATCGCGACGACCGCGCTGATGCCCGGATCGACGACGGCCGAGCAGTGGGAGCGCGTCCGCGAGGGGCTCTCGGCCTTCGCGGGGCGCTCGCTGAGCCTGGACGGCGTCGTGTACGCCTCCGAGGCCGCGACGAACGAGCGCAACCGCGCCCTCGGGTGGCTGCTGCGCAGCTACGGCCGGCTCAGCGGCGATCCCGACGAGGTCGTCGACGTCTACACGCGTCAGTGCGCGCTCGGCGTCACCGCCCACGACCTCGCCGTGATGGGGGCGACGCTGGCCGACGGCGGCGTGAACCCGGTGACGGGGGAGCGCGTGGTCTCGGCGGAGGTGTGCCGGGACACGCTCGCCGTGGTCGCGTCGAGCGGGCTCTACGAGCGCTCGGGGGACTGGCTCTTCGAGATCGGGCTTCCGGCGAAGTCCGGCGTCGCCGGCGGGATCGTGGCCGTCGCACCCGGCAAGGGCGCGGTGGCCGGATTCTCGCCGCGACTCGACGATGCCGGCAACTCCGTGAGAGCGCAGATGGCGATCGGCTACCTGTCGCGAGCGCTCGGTCTGAACCTCTTCGCCTCGGCTCCCGCGCCGGAGCATTCCGCCGCTGTTCCTCGATCCCCCGAGCAGGAGAAGCCATGA
- a CDS encoding phospholipase translates to MLHETRALRRASAAASARATARRPMMILGTAAAALLGITLTAGIVSAPAAGAEMPDATAAVAQLVAGTEPHAKVADDAAVPLVDAKDAVLSAQALTYDVTASGLDVSAAPPVDVSELQDDIDALEDRDAMSPLVVTVLAGEVEAETKALATATVALQGAFTAAQEKKAADDAAAAAAAEAEAAAAALASANTVEGAKATAQQMMSSRYGWGGDQFSCLESLWNKESGWNYQAYNPSGATGIPQALPGSKMASEGSDWETNATTQIAWGLGYISSVYGTPCSAWGHSQATNWY, encoded by the coding sequence ATGCTCCATGAAACCCGTGCGCTTCGGCGCGCCTCCGCCGCGGCATCCGCCCGCGCCACGGCCCGCCGTCCGATGATGATCCTCGGGACCGCCGCCGCCGCTCTCCTCGGCATCACCCTCACCGCCGGCATCGTGTCTGCCCCGGCCGCCGGCGCCGAGATGCCGGACGCGACTGCCGCCGTCGCGCAGCTGGTCGCCGGCACCGAGCCCCACGCGAAGGTCGCGGACGACGCGGCGGTGCCGCTGGTCGATGCGAAGGATGCCGTGCTCAGCGCGCAGGCCCTGACGTACGACGTGACCGCCTCGGGTCTCGACGTGAGCGCCGCCCCGCCCGTCGACGTGTCGGAGCTGCAGGACGACATCGACGCGCTCGAGGACCGCGACGCGATGTCGCCCCTGGTCGTCACGGTCCTCGCGGGCGAGGTGGAAGCCGAGACGAAGGCGCTCGCCACGGCGACCGTGGCGCTGCAGGGCGCCTTCACCGCTGCGCAGGAGAAGAAGGCCGCGGATGACGCCGCCGCCGCGGCCGCCGCCGAAGCAGAGGCCGCCGCCGCGGCTCTCGCCTCCGCGAACACGGTCGAGGGTGCGAAGGCCACGGCGCAGCAGATGATGTCGAGCCGCTACGGCTGGGGAGGCGACCAGTTCTCCTGCCTGGAGTCGCTCTGGAACAAGGAGTCCGGCTGGAACTACCAGGCGTACAACCCCAGCGGCGCGACGGGCATCCCGCAGGCCCTTCCCGGCAGCAAGATGGCGTCGGAGGGCAGCGACTGGGAGACGAACGCGACGACCCAGATCGCCTGGGGTCTCGGCTACATCTCGTCCGTCTACGGCACTCCGTGCAGCGCCTGGGGGCACTCGCAGGCCACGAACTGGTACTGA